From Channa argus isolate prfri chromosome 18, Channa argus male v1.0, whole genome shotgun sequence, the proteins below share one genomic window:
- the cplane1 gene encoding ciliogenesis and planar polarity effector 1 isoform X7 — protein MELKLEVVLSSSIKRKKPWPRFCWLGQEKESVFLLDDKRISEIDMVSGRTKKRTPKLHPLLNTVVTMVSSPNGLWLCGLLVSGELFLWNRDKDLLKTAAAAPEVVKIITAVQGNATQLSLQVSGDGMRVLLVVITGQVFLWECKDVSFLMGVRDGPVEGQWAHIQPMEDTILPSSQHKEASQHTLFIKTEAVGDACLSALVFTSEKKLIITCLKIQWEEGHKRVGSVGYNIQWATKTYPMSCLIPPCQKVKSRGALVPAFSPDGQLLAIVLNQRQPKATQVLFVSTQNFVSISSSLGGCGSKKIGIPSKYIRSYWVGSLSWSPDSLFLACVLKRGSLLMLARLGGLLTLTSSGCNIDFGPAHFLPLHPLVTFRPTVSGGKGEASLSSSSLSVQDVLRQRYSVTWHPHHLFLIVSDGYMATVMRVRDRPSPAILLKTILKDVSRDLKKASQMLDKSQIHVREWLESVSGLNFDSSIEMLNSNVICRPKTVDSVISASTDGSTLPLFLRNQGTLGDTNELLKKAQTFFEDDSDLDGPPCGSHVADGGRLEFASMFDTLNALDTHTDKGLVTGPEDEKDFETDRKTSLLHCELGKIQSKLLTAWAFGMSLGNAVEHRACLLNHTLQCVVHLAALLHLIPISMVHTEKNDTFTNILHLLKALLTFLPWDSTPSDRPRCLGLVVELSIRLVRLLLTPRPESQSSGQCQLTSQTLSAAVFILQLVSDSLDQTYSLHQKDLWSSVENESYSQPLQLSTSDIHYVPQLQNENEERPRLLEQAQRFPQRPSSRLFGVWQWVYDITQQYVEELKAFQYCDGWDEEQQQLSVIISQIQKALQAAGERLDEGPALLSYPGEHLYLCGLYPKSADAWRLQICEENNKSCDRSVFQETRLCLALLYSLLSQYRLKEAQELGDHMACLILHRAGDQSDKITANSLPCPWLPMDLHSDAACAVVQTLGRFMASYFTNQPLYILPPHNVAVLPPLHLPHAPSVGRLVPLCQQEVSRAIREQHLSEVWTVDYAQDLLLLGGLLPETVWLAYHLGDWKTAVSLSLAYTTYCTNYFNFTRLKRRDLHLPNVLEPESIFQAELECLLSYKSDSQEHLNKDGCKNFKDPLEEEDLDLLQLSIQDILKASVMAGVNVMSSPLSSLLNTAKDMCSCLPMLVPSGLYLPSPPLYCPQPSPNTQDPLGTPEQFAEITSRHKVSRVLQRLLLLLRSARSCYPAAQWYIRHLRQARHLLHKIKKKYSYPSSTEEEKLFPEGLMKFATGSGFFRRGLNEDGHLDPDIIQTIICFRELCGLCWMLHVREQLSISCRIYQSARQHGRDEQILSNSEVRAACVDALYWVCRFLPFARFLSAEEFLQDILLSLVSELPPICLVAEMLVRAFPEEEDSVRVPLREKYNSLLQRLRQCSVLEGEKEEVNELMMLILIQDKYRQRRKHLGRLQRHLAPPELHLWEKEEEEEYKGSRHGVAMLKQLSSLSTSTLTDCGLPPVCSDGDTDAISPKPHSKPITSKKTKKAHTKKPAKKTAVKTESIIQKEMHSGEQFSLPIVGTWEFELEDEEYLNFLELFLSYVLEKNSVDGGDSGSELPLLKGFSSQLKERELHSLTFDLLTTVHRRQRDGHRSVKKDWSNDPPVFRAGSCYKPIKQATTPEPQTSSVLSEGPISNTCLSVNSLSSKQKGLFSPRQKNSVHLTQGMKGSGSGTETSTNWNTVAMGNPSEQWVFRSSTSVEAVIELQQGLNPKLDAQFPELGRLLEWMIRWADRRMVLGHHGKMKKERAGRIGSTADEGVVIRVKISAPAVLTSLSLLENRYIALLGIDSDSSQIQVPEAQWTLAPVLQPLVARKLERESSVDTGYPGSAITGLDHSLQQGELSIGSPIGEPEELTFHRKHFHSIQDQQTFDIQMRQSSSQQPSLYDINVTPEKEGKSTESEGQEVSSSVSHGNISTPGMSLKLSDLDILENAEDVSSSISHHSHSGSIHAPPHPEPKACPSVQPEVSVHADLSHSTGVVLPSTPTDPPSLHPQTSTEGAATAVPLSPSQPLPTETPPMRQRLGEDLFRLVQNINYMSLMEVLGASFSNLQLARQSSSLIPSTMSFSHPNVPSSHAASFPPPNALPLQTTISVTPQTQAHNPEFSHPPVCVFADKSAVQISGKTTPTGCHHQSAAIGACVNYQNMQPLSVQAESPDIQFRESKKFIPSFQGLLTTTNISHTIPTAPVVMTSNCNIQKDPAPQILGLKLLQLYHPPLAQHSTPQYPSAHEPPTLLTENPVILESYRQNLKHSHQVTSKRPVDEKRNGSSPPPRLLSYNVTQDLTPRNSYSQNQTSETFQRQEFHTFPPVLPSHTAAPTQSLRLLHFQPVPHRHIIFHKLPEPSSSKPSTFVAAPMGETPMIKLLHIESGPKMIQYLSLSQIFPQAVPSNQMAHLMSTEGSTGLVRRQNAEDTRLQLLGVDLPIERTRAFTSPLSNSSKRQKRREEKEKREKAGQTKKKEITFRPNESIIPAQEPTDELRNEEPAAAEQITPGHNNAIEPGSFYSSLTGQRLLDKAMSTSAELSVYASTCKRPPECHDAFTNTDPACPATLVDKAVSVSLIAAQSPGNFQVCNEHPVQDIETQKEPDRILDLCGRNFISVLDLEGVQLMIHSPQSQLQTIFLNPSHIQISQRRLNHSARLRLMGNQKGSLHRAWMK, from the exons ATGGAGCTGAAGTTGGAGGTAGTTTTGTCATCCAGcataaaaaggaagaaaccATGGCCGCGATTTTGCTGGCTTGGTCAG GAGAAGGAGTCTGTGTTCCTCTTAGATGACAAACGGATCAGTGAGATCGACATGGTGTCTGGTCGCACCAAGAAAAGGACTCCTAAACTCCATCCTTTGCTCAACACTGTGGTGACAATGGTTTCCTCACCCAatg gtttgtggCTTTGTGGGCTTTTGGTCTCCGGAGAGCTTTTTCTTTGGAACAGGGATAAAGACTTGTTAAAGACTGCTGCAGCAGCCCCAGAAGTAGTTAAAATAATTACTGCTGTTCAAG GAAATGCAACACAGTTGTCTCTCCAGGTTTCAGGGGATGGAATGCGTGTGCTCCTGGTAGTCATAACAGGCCAAGTGTTCCTGTGGGAGTGTAAAGATGTCAGCTTTTTGATGGGAGTGAGGGATGGGCCAGTCGAAGGACAGTGGGCACATATACAGCCCATGGAAGATACCATTCTTCCTTCGTCACAACACAAAGAAGCATCCCAACATACCCTCTTCATTAAGACAGAG GCTGTGGGTGATGCCTGCTTGTCAGCCTTAGTTTTTACATCTGAGAAGAAGCTGATCATCACCTGTCTAAAAATTCAGTGGGAGGAAGGACACAAAAGAGTAGG tTCTGTGGGATATAACATACAGTGGGCCACCAAGACATACCCCATGTCTTGTCTCATCCCACCCTGCCAGAAAGTGAAGTCTAGGGGGGCCTTGGTGCCAGCCTTCTCTCCAGATGGCCAACTGCTAGCCATTGTCCTAAATCAGCGACAGCCAAAG GCTACACAGGTCCTCTTTGTGAGCACACAGAATTTTGTCTCAATATCAAGTAGCCTTGGCGGATGTGGGAGTAAGAAAATTGGGATCCCCTCTAAATACATAAG GTCCTACTGGGTGGGCAGTCTGAGCTGGTCCCCTGATAGTCTTTTTCTTGCTTGTGTTCTCAAGAGAGGCTCCCTTCTTATGTTGGCTCGCCTAGGAGGACTTCTCACTTTAACAAGTTCTGGATGCAATATTGACTTTGGGCCTGCACACTTCCTACCTCTGCACCCTCTTGTCACTTTCCG GCCAACAGTGTCTGGGGGGAAAGGGGAGGCCTCTTTGTCCAGCTCTAGCTTGTCTGTGCAGGATGTTCTGAGGCAGCGATATTCTGTTACCTGGCATCCACATCACTTGTTTCTCATTGTCTCTGATGGCTACATGGCAACAGTAATGAGGGTGCGAGATAGACCTTCTCCTGCCATATTGTTGAAAACAATTCTTAAGGATGTAAGCAGGGACCTCAAAAAGGCCAGTCAGATGCTGGATAAATCACAG aTTCATGTGAGGGAATGGTTGGAGTCTGTATCTGGCCTGAATTTTGACAGCAGTATTGAGATGCTTAACTCCAATGTTATTTGTCGGCCCAAGACTGTAGATTCTGTCATATCAGCATCCACAGATGGATCCACTTTGCCTCTTTTCCTGCGGAATCAGGGAACATTGGGTGATACTAATGAACTTCTTAAAAAGGCACAG ACTTTTTTTGAGGATGACTCTGATTTAGATGGACCTCCTTGTGGTTCTCATGTGGCGGATGGTGGTCGTCTTGAGTTTGCCTCAATGTTTGACACACTAAACgccctggacacacacactgacaaaggACTTGTTACTGGTCCGGAGGATGAAAAGGACTTTGAAACAGATAGGAAAACCTCTCTTCTTCATTGTGAACTTGGAAAAATTCAGTCTAAGTTGTTAACAGCCTGGGCTTTTGGCATGTCTCTAGGAAATGCTGTGGAACACAGAGCTTGTCTGCTGAACCATACCCTCCAGTGTGTGGTGCACTTGGCTGCGTTACTGCATTTGATTCCAATCTCCATGGTTCACACCGAAAAAAATGATACTTTTACTAACATCCTGCATCTTCTCAAAGCCCTTCTTACTTTTCTTCCTTGGGATAGCACTCCATCAGATCGGCCACGCTGCCTGGGGCTAGTGGTAGAGCTCTCTATAAGGCTAGTACGGCTGCTATTGACCCCTCGCCCTGAGTCCCAGTCATCTGGTCAATGTCAGTTAACATCCCAAACACTATCTGCAGCTGTGTTTATCTTGCAGCTTGTCTCTGATTCTCTTGACCAAACATACAGCTTGCATCAAAAAGATCTTTGGTCCTCTGTAGAGAATGAGTCTTATTCTCAGCCACTCCAGCTCTCGACTTCAGATATACATTATGTGCCTCAGCTACAGAATGAGAACGAAGAGAGACCTAGGTTGCTAGAGCAGGCACAACGTTTTCCCCAGCGACCATCTAGCAG ATTGTTTGGAGTGTGGCAGTGGGTGTATGACATCACCCAGCAGTATGTGGAGGAACTAAAAGCCTTCCAATACTGTGACGGCTGGGATGAGGAACAGCAACAGTTGTCAGTTATCATATCCCAGATCCAGAAAGCTCTGCAGGCTGCTGGAGAAAGACTAGATGAGGGCCCTGCACTTCTGAGTTACCCAG GTGAACATCTTTATCTGTGTGGCTTGTATCCAAAAAGTGCTGATGCATGGCGTTTACAAATTTGTGAAGAGAATAACAAAA GTTGTGATCGTAGTGTTTTTCAGGAGACACGTCTTTGTTTGGCACTCCTATACAGTCTTTTGTCCCAGTACAGACTGAAGGAAGCCCAGGAGTTGGGGGACCACATGGCCTGCCTAATACTGCACAGAGCTGGAGACCAGTCGGACAAAATTACAG CTAACTCCCTTCCTTGCCCGTGGCTGCCAATGGATCTTCACAGTGATGCAGCTTGTGCAGTGGTTCAGACCCTGGGAAGATTTATGGCCTCTTACTTCACCAACCAACCCCTCTACATCCTTCCCCCTCACAATGTGGCTGTTCTGCCTCCACTACATTTGCCTCATG CCCCTAGTGTTGGACGCTTGGTGCCACTGTGCCAACAGGAGGTATCTAGAGCAATTCGAGAACAGCATCTGTCAGAGGTATGGACAGTGGACTATGCCCAGGACCTACTCTTGCTAGGAGGTCTGCTTCCTGAGACTGTGTGGTTGGCTTATCATCTTGGGGACTGGAAAACAGCAGTGTCTCTGAGCCTGGCCTATACAACCTACTGCACTAACTACTTCAACTTCACTCG GCTTAAGAGAAGAGATCTCCACCTACCAAATGTTTTGGAACCagaaagcatttttcaggctgAGTTGGAGTGTCTTCTCAGCTATAAGTCTGACTCCCAAGAGCACTTAAACAAGGATGGTTGCAAAAACTTTAAAG ATCCTTTAGAAGAAGAAGACTTGGACTTACTGCAGCTTTCAATACAGGACATCCTGAAGGCATCAGTTATGGCTGGAGTGAATGTTATGTCCTCACCTTTGTCTTCCCTGCTGAACACAGCCAAAGACATGTGTTCTTGCCTGCCTATGTTGGTGCCCAGTGGACTGTATCTGCCTTCCCCACCTCTTTATTGCCCTCAGCCTTCCCCCAACACACAG GATCCATTAGGGACACCTGAGCAGTTTGCAGAAATAACATCACGTCACAAAGTGTCTAGGGTTCTTCAAAGACTTCTTTTACTTCTGAGATCTGCTCGTAGCTGCTATCCTGCTGCCCAGTGGTACATTCGCCATCTGCGCCAAGCCAGACATTTACTACACAAG ATCAAGAAAAAGTACTCCTATCCATCATCTACTGAAGAAGAAAAGCTTTTCCCAGAGGGCCTAATGAAGTTTGCTACTGGCAGTGGATTTTTCAGAAGGGGGCTCAATGAAGATGGTCACCTGGACCCTGATATCATTCAAACTATTA TCTGTTTCAGGGAGCTGTGTGGTTTATGCTGGATGCTACATGTTAGGGAACAACTCTCCATTTCCTGCAGGATATATCAGTCTGCCAGACAGCATGGTAGAGATGAACAG ATCCTAAGTAATTCAGAAGTGAGAGCTGCTTGTGTTGATGCTCTCTACTGGGTCTGCCGTTTTCTGCCTTTTGCTCGCTTCCTCAGTGCTGAAGAATTCCTTCAAGACATACTCCTCAGCCTTGTGTCTGAACTGCCTCCCATCTGTTTg GTGGCAGAAATGTTAGTGCGAGCCTTCCCAGAGGAGGAAGACTCTGTCAGAGTCCCTCTGAGGGAAAAATATAATTCACTGCTGCAGAGGCTGAGGCAATGCAGTGTTCTAG aaggggaaaaagaagaagtgaaCGAGTTGATGATGCTGATTCTGATTCAAGACAAATACAGGCAGAGGAGAAAACATCTTGGGCGTTTGCAGAGGCACCTAGCTCCCCCTGAACTCCATCTgtgggagaaagaggaagaagaggagtaTAAGGGAAGCAGACATGGAGTGGCAATGTTAAAGCAACTCTCAAGTCTGAGCACCAGCACCTTAACTGACTGTGGGTTACCTCCAGTATGCAGTGATGGAGACACTGACGCTATCTCTCCTAAACCGCATTCCAAACCAATAACCAG caaaaaaacaaaaaaagcacacaccAAAAAACCTGCAAAGAAGACAGCTGTTAAGACTGAAAGCATCATTCAGAAGGAGATGCACTCAGGTGAGCAATTCTCCTTGCCCATTGTTGGCACTTGGGAGTTTGAGTTGGAAGATGAAGAGTATCTAAATTTTCTGGAGCTCTTCCTCAGCTATGTGCTCGAGAAAAATAGTGTTGATGGAGGGGACTCAGGCAGTGAACTTCCTTTGTTGAAGGGCTTCTCCTCCCAACTGAAGGAAAGGGAATTGCATTCTCTCACTTTTGATTTATTAACAACTGTTCATCGCCGTCAAAGAGATGGGCACCGTTCAGTGAAAAAAGACTGGAGCAATGATCCTCCAGTGTTCAGAGCCGGGTCCTGCTACAAGCCTATTAAACAAGCTACAACTCCTGAGCCGCAAACCTCCTCTGTCTTGAGTGAGGGCCCCATATCCAATACCTGCCTTTCCGTCAACTCTCTTTCAAGCAAACAAAAGGGTTTATTTAGCCCCCGACAAAAAAACAGTGTGCATTTAACCCAAGGAATGAAGGGAAGCGGCTCTGGAACTGAAACTAGCACTAATTGGAATACCGTTGCCATGGGGAATCCATCAGAACAATGGGTGTTTAGGTCCTCAACTTCTGTTGAAGCAGTGATTGAACTGCAGCAGGGCCTGAATCCTAAATTGGATGCTCAGTTTCCAGAGCTGGGCAGGCTTCTGGAGTGGATGATACGCTGGGCAGATAGGAGGATGGTACTGGGACATCATGgcaaaatgaagaaagaaagggCAGGGAGGATTGGAAGTACAGCAGACGAAGGAGTTGTGATTCGTGTCAAAATCTCAGCACCTGCTGTTCTCACTTCCCTCAGCTTACTGGAGAACAGGTACATTGCTCTGCTTGGGATTGACAGTGACAGCTCTCAGATCCAAGTTCCAGAAGCACAGTGGACTTTAGCCCCTGTGCTGCAGCCTTTGGTGGCCAGGAAGCTTGAGAGAGAGAGCTCTGTTGATACAGGCTACCCTGGTTCAGCCATCACTGGTCTTGATCACAGTCTGCAGCAAGGAGAACTGTCTAT TGGTTCTCCCATAGGTGAACCAGAGGAACTAACAtttcacaggaaacatttcCATAGTATTCAAGATCAACAGACATTTGACATTCAGATGAGACAATCAAGTTCACAACAACCATCCCTCTATGATATAAATGTTACGCCTGAAAAAGAAG gCAAAAGTACTGAGAGTGAGGGACAAGAAGTTTCATCTTCTGTTTCCCATGGAAACATTAGTACACCTGGAATG AGTTTAAAGCTTTCAGATCTAGACATCTTAGAAAATGCTGAAGACGTATCGAGTTCCATATCTCA CCACAGTCATTCTGGAAGCATACATGCCCCTCCACACCCAGAGCCCAAAGCCTGTCCTTCTGTCCAGCCTGAGGTCTCGGTTCATGCAGATCTTTCTCATTCAACTGGAGTAGTGCTCCCCAGTACACCTACAGATCCTCCAAGTCTTCATCCACAGACCTCCACAGAGGGTGCAGCCACTGCTGTTCCTTTATCCCCCAGTCAGCCATTACCCACAGAGACTCCACCAATGAGACAACGTCTTGGGGAAGATTTATTCAGATTGGTCCAG AATATCAACTATATGAGCCTGATGGAGGTTTTGGGAGCTTCATTTTCCAACTTGCAGCTTGCTAGGCAGAGCTCTTCTTTGATCCCGTCTACAATGAGCTTCTCACACCCCAATGTGCCATCATCTCATGCTGCCAGTTTCCCTCCTCCAAATGCTCTACCTCTTCAAACCACCATTTCTGTGACGCCTCAGACACAGGCGCATAATCCTGAGTTCAGCCATCctcctgtatgtgtgtttgctgacaAGTCTGCTGTACAAATCTCAGGGAAAACCACTCCAACAGGTTGCCACCATCAGAGCGCTGCGATTGGTGCATGTGTAAATTATCAG aATATGCAGCCACTCTCTGTCCAGGCAGAGTCACCAGACATCCAGTTCAGAGAGAGCAAGAAGTTCATCCCATCCTTCCAAGGGCTTCTGACCACTACGAACATTAGTCACACCATTCCGACTGCCCCTGTGGTAATGACTTCAAATTGCAATATACAAAAGGATCCTGCTCCTCAGATCTTGGGCCTGAAGTTACTTCAGCTTTACCATCCTCCATTGGCTCAGCATAGCACCCCACAATACCCCTCGGCCCATGAGCCCCCGACACTTCTCACTGAAAACCCTGTAATTCTGGAATCTTATCGGCAAAACCTTAAACACAGTCACCAAGTCACTTCAAAGAGGCCAgtagatgaaaaaagaaatgggtCCTCACCACCACCACGACTACTCAGTTATAACGTTACACAAGATCTAACTCCCAGGAACTCTTATTCCCAGAATCAGACATCAGAGACATTCCAGAGGCAGGAGTTCCATACATTTCCTCCTGTTTTGCCATCTCATACAGCTGCACCAACCCAGAGCCTTCGCCTGCTGCACTTCCAACCTGTTCCACATAGACACATCATATTCCATAAACTACCTGAACCATCTTCCTCCAAACCCAGTACTTTTGTGGCAGCTCCCATGGGAGAAACACCTATGATTAAGCTTCTACATATAGAGTCTGGACCAAAAATG ATACAGTATCTGTCTCTGTCACAGATATTTCCCCAGGCAGTACCTTCGAACCAAATGGCCCATCTCATGTCTACAGAGGGGTCGACAGGTTTAGTAAGGAGGCAAAATGCTGAAGACACTCGACTGCAGTTGCTTGGAGTAGATCTACCAATTGAAAGAACTAGAGCTTTCACTTCTCCCCTCTCTAACTCCAGCAAGAG gcagaagagaagagaagaaaaggagaaaagggagaaggcaggacagacaaaaaaaaaagaaatcacatttagGCCAAATGAGTCGATCATCCCTGCACAAGAG CCAACAGATGAGCTTCGAAATGAAGAACCTGCAGCTGCAGAACAGATTACCCCTGGCCACAATAATGCCATTGAACCAG GATCTTTTTACTCTTCGCTGACTGGTCAGAGATTACTGGACAAGGCCATGTCCACTTCAGCTGAGCTCTCTGTCTATGCTTCCACATGTAAAAGACCCCCAGAGTGCCATGATGCTTTCACCAACACAGACCCTG CTTGTCCTGCGACACTTGTGGACAAAGccgtgtctgtctctctgattGCGG CACAAAGTCCAGGGAATTTCCAAGTCTGTAATGAACACCCAGTTCAAGACatagagacacagaaagagcCAGATAGGATTCTG gATCTATGTGGCCGGAACTTTATAAGTGTCTTGGATCTAGAAG GAGTGCAGCTGATGATCCACAGCCCTCAGTCACAATTACAGACAATCTTCTTAAACCCATCACAcatccag ATATCCCAGAGACGTCTCAACCACTCAGCCAGATTGAGGCTAATGGGGAACCAGAAAGGGTCACTCCACAGGGCATGGATGAAATAG